The segment ACATCCAATGCACCTTCGTCTGTCTCTGAGCTCTCCTGGAAATCAAATGCCGAAAGTTTCTTCGCATCTTCCGTCAGCACTTCAAAGATGGGCgactttttcaaatcctcTATCTGTTCAGCTGTAAGATCGGGCAAAAGTTTATTCAATTGATCATTGATCAGCTGCCCGCCACAGGAAACAGATGACGTGAATGCGGCTAGCGGGGTGTAATCAATGATCGGAATCACGTCGGTATGGTTTGTCCCAATGTCTATGACACAACAGTTCTGTAGCGATCCCATCGCATAGGAAGAAGCCAATGACACGGGCAATAATAATGCGTTCTTGAGTTGCAGACTCTCGAAAATAAACTGAGTGACGGTCTCGGACTGGCATTGCGACCACGAGTGGTGAGCCATTAGCAATAATGGAATATTTGACAGCTGTCCCTCAAAGGCTtctggcttcttcgacgaaACGTCATGCAAGATCGACACATATACCAGTTTCAAAAACCCTAAAAATGCATCTAGATCTGTAATTGACCCTCTTTCAATTGGCCTCACTTCTTCCCGGGATTCGCCCGCCTGGCTGTGATAAGACACAGTACCATCAGATTTCTTGCTTCTGTAAACTACCGTGGGAATCTCTAAATCTGGCAAGGTAAAAACGTCATCCTGTAATCCAAACTGGACTAAGGTGGTTCCTGAACGTGGGTAAATAATCTAAGAAAATGTTAGCAAAGCACATTCTAGTGAACTTTCCTGTAAAAAAACAGCTCTAACTC is part of the Torulaspora globosa chromosome 7, complete sequence genome and harbors:
- the ARP9 gene encoding Arp9p (ancestral locus Anc_2.593), whose protein sequence is MALFRLDSILIIYPRSGTTLVQFGLQDDVFTLPDLEIPTVVYRSKKSDGTVSYHSQAGESREEVRPIERGSITDLDAFLGFLKLVYVSILHDVSSKKPEAFEGQLSNIPLLLMAHHSWSQCQSETVTQFIFESLQLKNALLLPVSLASSYAMGSLQNCCVIDIGTNHTDVIPIIDYTPLAAFTSSVSCGGQLINDQLNKLLPDLTAEQIEDLKKSPIFEVLTEDAKKLSAFDFQESSETDEGALDVAAIVTSGRDTREILEERERQKNEKNVSNAQLESNTFTDRHGNVITVGKSRFQGCDRLIKMISNRVGKALDQIDDLVKLRGVWENIIVIGGTSAIQGFKEALLAQLIDDFLKVEPEEERQKREKEAMGALSSKRKNKFMGTGFISNVEYVQAPSVIKLAKNPEYFPEWKKNGYSKIAFLGAQIVSKQIFTHSKDTFYMTKDKYDTKGPAALWEVMF